A stretch of the Schistocerca serialis cubense isolate TAMUIC-IGC-003099 chromosome 2, iqSchSeri2.2, whole genome shotgun sequence genome encodes the following:
- the LOC126456346 gene encoding uncharacterized protein LOC126456346: MDEEMYSHQKVGKWKLVDLSAGRKAIGNRWVFAIKLDNNNDILYLKKSNLREISADPCMYFNENLIVLFHVDDGLIMGPGETVHNYTKQLHEEFDMVVGEMDCYLGLQDQRLNDFMKINQTAYVKRVLAKYHMTDAKPISLAIEPGWIPHNSPPATDTDTYREIIGSLTYLTLGTLPRSSLCYTSTGTDTTHFQMTKAVKVTVHEKQKNLVSSPGPVESTVDHLSTIKKDTNQPHLCWFCSKTICQLFLKMHS, encoded by the exons ATGGATGAAGAAATGTACTCACATCAAAAGGTTGGTAAGTGGAAATTAGTTGATTTGTCAGCTGGAAGGAAGGCTATTGGAAATCGATGGGTGTTTGCAATTAAATTGGATAATAACAATGACATT TTATACCTTAAGAAATCAAATTTGCGGGAGATTAGTGCTGATCCTTGTATGTATTTTAATGAAAACTTAATCGTTTTATTTCATGTGGATGATGGATTGATAATGGGACCTGGTGAAACAGTTCATAATTACACAAAACAATTACATGAAGAGTTTGATATGGTAGTAGGTGAAATGGATTGTTATCTTGGCTTGCAAGACCAAAGATTAAATGATTTTATGAAGATTAATCAGACTGCATATGTGAAAAGAGTGTTAGCCAAGTATCATATGACTGATGCAAAGCCAATATCATTAGCAATTGAGCCTGGATGGATACCTCATAATTCACCACCAGCTACTGATACCGATACTTACCGGGAAATTATAGGCAGTCTCACATATTTAACATTGGGCACACTTCCCAGATCTAGCTTATGCT acacatccacaggaacagacaccacacatttccAGATGACCAAGGCAGTCAAGGTGACCGTTCATGAGAAACAGAAAAATCTGGTTTCAAGTCCTGGTCCA GTGGAATCCACAGTTGACCATCTTTCAACAATAAAGAAAGACACTAATCAGCCACACCTTTGCTGGTTTTGCTCAAAGACAATTTGCCAACTGTTTCTGAAGATGCACTCCTAA